Proteins found in one Cryptococcus neoformans var. grubii H99 chromosome 14, complete sequence genomic segment:
- a CDS encoding histone-lysine N-methyltransferase SUV39H: MPGARSEAGGVDNPLVLDSSDSDDNLSGLPLNGRVKRIDGNDRSYKKKSLTSMRKSTVVDLTLSDSDEAVESVNLLPGSSSTPDRAAQAGISDKQPSLRRRPRPFMSIADSSSPPENQNVISFLGNHSQEIGELPSPPLVEDRAAPNKMELGGENIAGQNNEANAAQAAVPVSGTPSLTLSSNRPQSVSGAQLVVASSSRSAINSPPRRTPSIPQQSPSSRATPCRSASIASSRSRPPTPPLPATQSTPVTVSRRLASPILSPVQAVSSAIISPTIPSIPSHASLSDPTILSPPSATSAPPNSPIPSTSTTVQTPAAALTYARPSTSAAPLPVMPISVTPATTSPAGPGPSALQSASEATKSSDQKESPRKTNSKQPSSPSSTHGRWTDTRLFHTPSNLSATSGKSSAASSRSKSRAPLSSRAAMSDNVAGPSKTTSVSSTHPPSRASPSSLPSQSQRQVHPRPPSRDGVGKREKKSKTLSSGTGQSTPSKFSLPTSDVASNQKNKSTGLNALPKKPSSTPTSSIPQRTSTLATAMAIRPFVRSPTPPSPQSSSEASRSIQTSRGAVKAAQNQDKIHPLSTALSISSHSREATTKATTLFHTTSSPPSPSQSTSAPTKSHVVWNAQKLGTTVLSSERIHLSRGKSQTSDSVVAPAASQTAASLSYPAGTSGGAREADKKAVETSFHAGPSSADFEAFVQPSTSAIAPTTVRPSVAPPEDAPVLKSGSIIHPLFRAASAIGDQNAFTKTEAVGDVLSQGSKGRASSPRITTTGAVSHLAPHVDLGSKIKPTAAPSLFASGVTTKNVDDQDSAQPQNQTPLPSAISVSSKKNHGSLSKESSIKSAASFISSSSTLGDSVSGLGRKSHHKSTQSMPQSPLPTTNTNNSSGIEVNSWLNPQPFGPSFAASHLSIHAKKKWKERERGKEREKEKVREKEKAEEENEQLRQRRIADLEKLSANLELYKRRMDVESRTRSIPRADGETRKRPPSPGISVSTDAEVRVVKRSKPTWAIAPEGGHVAPAMEKESANVNKKAADAIKINHQPASSYAPAFATPASPAKATRTPLSVTAGLGPPVNSSSSTSTPSLLSRSINLGILRDKPKDHMDDDDGDDSAGGLPVRKTGKNGAVEEQVEQVRLDLDDVSIHGSSPAAPLSIFTSRFRDVSITPSRIQKTLEESDNDVPIQRYAVKVNGKQKAQRSKDKSYGSESENDVPLNWPSRKGKGRTAPEPQDSSETQRDDDDVNLGSGDGEERPSDDDSIPVPPAPLFKDRTAHVRQPLQTLFKGGIVAKHSYQRPLAKASAVSPVPSANRPSPAPSAKADLLPQKRKRRLKKITSQQWQHIAQNSLSDVDDLLGESSKKRLSPENAEKLGADLSKLTRPRVFSIVSRSEPRTKREPIEEDNNEYFTDSDSHTSDVALFSQHPDPPPPPERIREAKRNFDTRNIDPWNRQKHTFRSNPALHRAIFEAYIMQSTSMEESGGDDIKVTNDVDADGGPPDFEFVYSDTMLYPDGIPPPELGLGCDCDGPCDPDSETCTCVKRQELYFYDLGLKGFAYDENGKIRENSASIWECNELCGCPPECMNRVIQRGRARDTGIEIFKTKEKGWGIRARSFIPSGTYIGSYTGELIREAESERRGVTYTAIGRTYVFDLDGWQIRHPPKGLEKIDKRAAELAEAVKMRARAAMRESQEDAYNAYSVDAFHYGNFTRYFNHSCDPNLAITQAYVKDFHPERPLLVIFTRRDIKKHEELCISYKGIPDDDDIPSPEPVKKKKGGKGKKQMSKTSASAHPPEMTALNSDKGLVEVKDICRCGAKNCDGRMFNYGP, encoded by the exons ATGCCAGGCGCCCGCTCAGAAG CGGGTGGTGTCGACAATCCATTGGTACTGGATAGTTCAGACTCGGACGACAATCTCTCAGGATTACCGCTGAATGGAAGAG TCAAACGGATTGATGGTAACGACCGGTCATATAAGAAGAAGTCGTTGACGTCCATGAGAAAGTCTA CTGTAGTTGACTTGACATTGTCCGACTCTGACGAGGCCGTTGAATCCgtcaatctccttcccgGCTCGAGTTCGACCCCCGATCGGGCAGCGCAAGCGGGAATATCAGACAAGCAACCAAGCCTTAGACGGCGTCCAAGACCATTCATGTCTATAGCGGattcctcttcaccaccaGAAAATCAGAATGTCATTAGTTTTTTGGGGAATCATTCTCAAGAGATAGGAGAGCTGCCTAGTCCGCCTCTAGTTGAGGATCGTGCGGCGCCGAATAAAATGGAACTTGGTGGGGAGAACATTGCTGGTCAGAATAATGAGGCTAATGCTGCTCAAGCTGCGGTGCCTGTGTCTGGGACGCCTTCATTAACATTAAGTTCAAACAGACCGCAATCGGTCTCTGGGGCTCAACTTGTTGTGGCTTCCTCTAGCAGATCTGCCATCAATTCTCCTCCCAGACGAACCCCTTCAATACCCCAACAGTCACCTTCGTCTCGTGCGACACCCTGCAGATCTGCCAGTATTGCGTCTTCCCGTTCAAGGCCCCCAACTCCTCCATTACCAGCAACACAGTCAACACCTGTAACTGTATCAAGGCGTCTAGCGTCCCCAATCCTCTCCCCTGTACAGGCTGTTTCATCAGCTATCATCTCGCCCACCATACCTTCAATACCCTCACACGCTTCACTTTCCGATCCTACAATACTTTCGCCGCCTTCAGCTACATCAGCACCTCCAAATTCCCCAATACCTTCTACATCCACTACAGTCCAGACTCCTGCAGCTGCTTTAACTTATGCACGCCCATCAACTTCTGCAGCGCCTTTACCTGTGATGCCTATATCCGTTACACCCGCTACAACTTCTCCAGCTGGTCCCGGACCATCAGCTCTTCAATCCGCTTCAGAAGCCACCAAATCATCTGACCAAAAAGAATCGCCAAGGAAAACGAACTCCAAACAACCGTCTTCCCCTTCAAGTACCCATGGCCGGTGGACGGATACACGGCTATTTCACACTCCTTCTAATCTGTCAGCTACATCTGGGAAATCTTCAGCAGCTTCGTCGAGATCGAAATCTCGGGCACCGTTATCTAGTCGTGCGGCTATGAGTGACAATGTTGCTGGTCCCTCGAAAACGACTTCTGTTTCATCAACCCATCCGCCATCTAGAGcctcaccttcatcccTACCCTCACAGTCACAAAGGCAAGTTCACCCAAGGCCACCATCCCGTGACGGCGtaggaaagagggagaagaaatcCAAGACGCTTTCTTCAGGTACTGGCCAAAGTACACCCTCAAAGTTCTCCTTACCAACTTCCGATGTGGCCTCAAATCAGAAAAATAAATCGACTGGTCTTAACGCGCTACCAAAAAAGCCGTCCAGTACACCGACCTCAAGTATCCCGCAGAGAACCAGTACATTGGCCACGGCCATGGCCATACGTCCATTTGTTCGATCAccaactcctccttccccccAATCGTCGTCTGAAGCTTCCCGATCTATCCAAACTTCTAGAGGAGCGGTAAAAGCCGCTCAAAATCAAGATAAAATTCATCCATTATCGACGGCATTGTCCATATCTTCCCATTCTAGGGAAGCAACGACAAAGGCCACCACACTTTTCCACACCACAAGTTCACCACCATCGCCCTCTCAATCTACTTCAGCGCCCACAAAATCGCACGTGGTATGGAATGCTCAAAAGTTAGGAACAACAGTACTTTCCAGCGAAAGGATACATCTTTCTAGAGGGAAGAGTCAGACAAGCGATTCTGTGGTTGCTCCGGCAGCTTCCCAGACTGCAGCCTCCTTGTCATATCCGGCAGGGACATCAGGTGGAGCTCGAGAGGCCGATAAGAAAGCCGTGGAAACCTCTTTTCACGCAGGACCATCCTCTGCTGATTTTGAGGCATTTGTACAGCCTTCTACAAGCGCTATCGCACCCACGACTGTGCGTCCCTCGGTGGCTCCACCTGAAGATGCTCCTGTTCTGAAGTCTGGTTCTATaatccatcctctctttcgCGCTGCGTCTGCAATTGGAGATCAGAATGCTTTTACCAAGACAGAAGCAGTTGGTGATGTGTTGTCACAAGGATCAAAGGGTCGGGCATCATCACCCCGAATAACAACTACTGGAGCAGTCTCGCATTTGGCGCCGCATGTTGATTTAGGCTCGAAAATTAAACCGACAGCAGCGCCGTCGCTCTTCGCGTCAGGTGTAACTACCAAAAACGTCGATGATCAGGATTCTGCGCAGCCACAAAACCAGACACCTCTTCCGTCAGCTATCTCTGTTtcgtcaaagaagaacCATGGGTCATTGTCCAAAGAGTCGAGCATCAAATCTGCTGCGTCATTTATCTCCAGTTCAAGCACCTTAGGCGATTCGGTCTCCGGACTCGGTAGAAAATCGCATCACAAATCGACGCAATCGATGCCCCAAAGTCCGCTCCCGACGACTAATACCAACAATAGTAGTGGTATAGAGGTCAACTCTTGGCTTAACCCGCAACCTTTCGGTCCTTCTTTCGCCGCTTCTCATTTGAGTATACATGCCAAGAAAAAgtggaaagaaagggaaagagggaaggagagggaaaaggaaaaggttcgagagaaggaaaaggcggaagaagagaatgagCAGTTGAGGCAAAGACGAATAGCAGATTTGGAGAAGCTCTCGGCAAATCTGGAACTCTATAAAAGACGTATGGACGTTGAATCCCGAACCCGTTCGATTCCTCGTGCGGATGGTGAAACCAGAAAGCGGCCGCCAAGTCCAGGAATCAGCGTAAGCACTGATGCGGAGGTGAGGGTTGTAAAGAGGAGCAAACCAACGTGGGCTATCGCGCCTGAAGGTGGACATGTCGCTCCTGCaatggagaaagaaagtgCAAATGTCAATAAGAAGGCAGCGGATGCCATCAAAATCAACCATCAACCGGCATCGTCTTATGCTCCCGCGTTTGCTACCCCTGCCTCACCTGCTAAGGCAACTAGAACTCCTCTATCTGTTACTGCCGGCTTGGGACCACCAGTCAATTCTTCCAGTTCAACCAGTACGCCTTCATTGCTTAGTCGTTCGATTAATTTAGGCATACTAAGGGATAAACCGAAAGATCATATGGACGATGACGACGGAGATGATTCGGCTGGTGGGTTGCCAGTCAGGAAAACCGGGAAAAATGGTGCTGTCGAGGAGCAAGTGGAGCAAGTCCGTCTGGATCTGGATGATGTCTCTATACACGGTAGTTCCCCGGCTGCGCCACTTTCTATTTTCACTTCACGGTTTAGGGATGTGTCTATCACGCCCTCTCGGATTCAAAAGACGTTAGAGGAGTCAGATAACGATGTTCCTATCCAACGGTATGCTGTGAAGGTAAATGGGAAACAGAAGGCGCAACGCAGCAAGGATAAGAGTTATGGAAGCGAGAGTGAGAATGATGTTCCTCTTAACTGGCCTtcaagaaaaggaaaggggagaACCGCTCCTGAACCTCAGGATAGTTCAGAAACACAAagggatgatgacgatgtgAATTTGGGATCAGGcgatggagaggagaggcCCAGCGACGACGATTCTATTCCTGTTCCACCGGCTCCCCTATTCAAAGATCGCACTGCTCATGTACGACAGCCCTTGCAGACACTTTTTAAAGGCGGAATTGTCGCAAAACATAGCTACCAGCGCCCTCTTGCCAAAGCTTCTGCTGTTTCCCCTGTTCCGAGTGCCAATCGCCCCTCCCCTGCGCCCTCTGCCAAAGCCGATCTGTTGCCCCAAAAGCGCAAACGTAGGCTCAAGAAGATTACCAGCCAGCAATGGCAACACATCGCACAGAACTCTCTGTCAGATGTTGACGACCTGCTAGGCGAATCttcaaagaagaggttgagTCCGGAGAATGCAGAGAAGCTCGGTGCCGATCTTTCTAAGCTCACAAGGCCTCGTGTTTTCTCTATCGTTTCTCGCTCAGAGCCCAGGACAAAGAGAGAACCtattgaagaagataatAATGAGTACTTTACGGATTCTGACTCACATACATCTGACGTCGCATTATTTTCCCAACATCCCgaccctcctcctcctccagagCGCATTCGCGAAGCGAAACGCAATTTCGATACGCGTAACATCGATCCATGGAACAGGCAGAAGCACACTTTTCGATCCAACCCGGCTTTGCATCGTGCCATCTTTGAGGCATATATTATGCAGTCTACGTCAATGGAAGAGTCGGGCGGAGATGATATCAAGGTGACGAATGATGTCGACGCTGATGGTGGTCCGCCGGACTTTGAGTTTGTATATTCAGATACTATGTTATATCCGGACGGTATACCACCGCCAGAGCTAGGTTTAGGGTGCGATTGTGATGGGCCTTGTGATCCGGATTCTGAGACTTGTACTTGTGTAAAGAGGCAAGAGCTTTACTTTTATGATCTAGGCTTGAAAGGTTTCGCATATGATGA AAATGGCAAAATCAGAGAGAACTCTGCTTCCATTTGGGAGTGTAACGAACTATGTGGATGTCCTCCTGAGTGTATGAATCGC GTCATCCAACGAGGCCGTGCCAGGGATACCGGAATAGAGATTTTTAAGACtaaagaaaaaggttgGGGCATCCGCGCTCGGTCATTCATACCCAGTGGAACATACATCGGCAGTTACACAGGAGAATTGATTAGGGAGGCGGAAAGTGAACGGCGAGGAGTTACCTACACCGCCATTGGTCGAAC ATACGTTTTCGACCTTGACGGATGGCAAATTCGGCACCCACCCAAggggttggagaagattgataAACGCGCCGCGGAATTGGCTGAAGCGGTGAAAATGAGAGCCAGAGCTGCAATGCGGGAGAGTCAAGAAGATGCTTATAATGCGTATAGTG TGGATGCCTTCCATTATGGG AAC TTTACCCGCTACTTT AACCACTCATGCGATCCCAATTTGGCGATTACCCAAGCATACGTCAAGGACTTTCATCCAGAACGACCATT ACTTGTGATCTTTACTCGCCGAGATATTAAAAAGCACGAAGAACTTTGTATCAGTTACAAGGGTATACCC gacgacgatgacaTTCCATCCCCAGAACCtgtcaaaaagaagaaggggggTAAGGGCAAGAAACAGATGTCTAAGACATCTGCTTCGGCACATCCGCCAGAGATGACGGCTTTGAATTCAGACAAAGGCCTGGTGGAAGTGAAGGATATCTGTCGATG TGGAGCGAAGAATTGTGATGGAAGAATGTTCAACTACGGCCCCTAG
- a CDS encoding ribonuclease P protein subunit RPR2 produces MVNNGSSASTATQAKQPKQNSPKKQPQVPRQPAQPQILNKDLFQRINYTYQAAIYLQNLGIDAGPSTSTSDGDGDVQLVTDRKGKRRAVERAGDQGAFKKLARMGMRETKTMVVHNQLKLDPSLKRSICGVCSTVLIPGLTSRIRNRPNRNTFNKTNQTCLTCSTVLSIPSPPVAHHNNNPTESAVARDPDSLDGPVRAARRKKVAKRSKPAFHEYERRGEGKRGHVLWKGEEKVGRWGVCEPVEEPVREEIVQQ; encoded by the exons ATGGTAAACAACGGGTCTAGCGCTTCCACAGCCACCCAGGCTAAACAGCCTAAGCAGAATAGCCCCAAAAAACAACCGCAAGTACCTAGACAACCAGCCCAGCCTCAGATCCTCAACAAAGACCTTTTTCAGCGGATCAACTACACATATCAAGCTGCCATCTATCTGCAGAATCTTGGCATTGATGCAGGgccatcaacatcaacatctgatggagatggagacgTACAATTGGTAACGGATAGAAAGGGCAAGAGACGGGCAGTGGAGCGTGCAGGGGATCAAGGAGCGTTCAAAAAGCTGGCAAGAATGGGCATGAGAGAGACTAAAACTATGGTTGTGCACAATCAACTCAAGCT TGACCCATCGCTTAAGAGGTCTATTTGCGGGGTCTGCTCTACTGTCCTCATCCCAGGACTTACAAGTCGTATACGAAATCGAC CCAACCGAAACACTTTTAACAAGACAAACCAAACATGTCTCACATGCTCCACCGTCCTGTCTATCCCATCCCCACCCGTTGCCCATCACAATAATAATCCAACAGAAAGCGCGGTTGCACGAGATCCAGATTCGCTCGATGGCCCTGTTAGAGCTGCTAGACGGAAAAAGGTAGCTAAAAGGAGTAAACCCGCTTTCCACGAGTATGAACGTCGAGGtgaagggaagaggggtCATGTGCTCtggaaaggggaggagaaggttggaagatggggtGTTTGTGAGCCTGTCGAGGAGCCCGTCAGGGAAGAGATTGTGCAGCAATGA